Proteins found in one Chaetodon auriga isolate fChaAug3 chromosome 12, fChaAug3.hap1, whole genome shotgun sequence genomic segment:
- the LOC143329233 gene encoding complement factor H-related protein 1-like — protein sequence MWLKCLRFVLLVWFPGVLHAQSAALPCPAPTLNGGYFVPEHETYADEATLTYACESGRKPVVEGWWATSTCQNGKWSHEPQCIDEKACVPPAIPNAKHIEKKKGWYEEGNTIRVTCDKGYQYKASNATAECRNGTWSPAPVCEKSIYACGEPPQIPHAVIVHEEYQELFDLDAQVQYECEDGYTAEGGVYEKIIFCSSGTWSEGPICRSATSSGPSERETEAQIIAISNCGKHPRIPNGDVVKTGDMFLKYQCNVFYKRVGPDKVVCYSDGTWSQIPTCKAAFCSVNTDRHLHLKPAGVKYIKEGENVKLECVQQDHWWMEHYSMCQCTDGRLWISQCCNWFEHKARTC from the exons ATGTGGCTGAAGTGTCTCAGATTTGTTCTCCTGGTTTGGTTTCCAGGCGTGCTGCACG CACAAAGTGCAGCTCTGCCTTGTCCTGCTCCCACACTGAATGGTGGTTATTTTGTCCCTGAACATGAAACTTATGCCGATGAAGCCACCCTCACTTATGCTTGTGAAAGCGGACGTAAACCAGTCGTGGAGGGTTGGTGGGCAACAAGCACGTGTCAAAATGGCAAATGGTCTCATGAACCACAATGTATAG aTGAAAAAGCCTGTGTTCCACCAGCTATCCCCAATGCAAAACacattgagaaaaaaaagggttgGTATGAGGAGGGAAACACAATACGCGTAACATGTGACAAAGGATATCAATACAAAGCCTCGAATGCCACGGCTGAATGCAGAAATGGAACGTGGTCCCCTGCGCCAGTCTGTGAGA AAAGTATTTATGCATGTGGTGAGCCCCCTCAAATCCCCCATGCAGTCATCGTTCATGAGGAATACCAGGAGCTGTTTGATCTAGATGCACAAGTGCAGTATGAATGTGAAGATGGATATACTGCAGAGGGAGGAGTCTatgaaaaaatcattttttgcTCATCTGGAACCTGGTCTGAAGGCCCAATATGCA GATCTGCCACCAGCTCCGGAccaagtgagagagagactgaagctcaAATCATTGCAA tcagcaactgtggaaaacatcccAGAATTCCTAATGGTGATGTTGTGAAAACTGGTGACATGTTTTTGAAGTACCAATGCAATGTTTTTTACAAACGGGTGGGTCCAGACAAGGTGGTGTGTTACAGCGACGGCACGTGGTCACAAATCCCCACCTGCAAAG CTGCTTTCTGTTCTGTGAACACTGACAGACATCTTCACTTAAAACCTGCTGGGGTTAAATATATAAAAGAGGGTGAGAATGTGAAGCTGGAATGTGTGCAACAGGACCACTGGTGGATGGAGCATTACTCTATGTGCCAGTGTACTGATGGAAGATTATGGATTTCCCAAT gttgtAACTGGTTCGAGCATAAAGCG AGAACTTGCTAA
- the zbtb41 gene encoding zinc finger and BTB domain-containing protein 41: MKRKPCNPLRPKRSRQVSASSECPIEPGTALGSNAPPNPETAPESTSQIRHLAMSQHGHNLLKFLNEDRTRQRFCDVSVSVGGKVYSAHKVVLAHGSSYFHAELSKNPTTTHVTLDHVEDSVFQHLLGFLYTSECAVAEMDLPALTEAARFLDMMDILKLLYEEGDNNPVCAVQAQDETRGSPEVEMTSSDSPAGDTDIQSPSDVHCTMSSQQFGTENSLQIHLAESHMDVQQETSAEKEKTVGQTTATTRRSARRRRAPTKYQRDNEEYAINTPEEKQRTVSPKEHDEEAGKVFVENRAPRLDVNETCKPAQGGDVGDEEEEEEEEGDVSTDVAPQRKAVEVCAADKSGGLQGSEVEGVEHQAVQETEVHVSAAGSSTQSPVYPEGLAPVIIQTSSKKTLKCPKCDKTFDRAGKYESHTRVHTGEKPFQCDICLQRYSTKSNLTVHKKKHASDAPFQKKEHKCPFCSKLHASKKTLAKHVRRFHPDHIQEFLTKRKRKSEGWKCAICLKTFTRRPHLQEHMILHTQDRPFKCSFCDEYFKSRFARLKHQEKYHLGPFPCEICGRQFNDTGNRKRHIECTHGGKRKWTCFVCGKSVRERTTLREHLRIHSGEKPHLCSICGQSFRHGSSYRLHLRVHHDDKRYECDECGKTFIRHDHLTKHQKIHSGEKAHQCEECGKCFRRHDHLTVHYKSIHLGEKVWQKYKTAVHQCEVCKKEFKGKSSLEMHFRTHSGEKPHRCPECNQTFRIKKTLTKHMVIHSDARPFNCPHCSATFKRKDKLKYHVDHVHSTRFTEQPLSTLGEDKIVSIPFEEPSKVYRAEPKSALQSTPPPTHVCVPVTLVPVQMAGGAQGDLNVHRGSSLTSQPHSVVSMQAQGQQQNSGYQAATDLAFLEKYTLNPQPANIVHPVRPDQMLDPREQSYLGTLLGLDSASSVQNISNSDHSH; encoded by the exons atgaagagaaagcCTTGTAATCCTCTGCGTCCCAAACGCAGCAGGCAGGTCAGTGCCAGCAGTGAATGTCCCATAGAGCCAGGCACTGCCCTGGGCTCCAACGCCCCACCAAATCCTGAAACTGCCCCAGAATCAACCTCACAAATCAGGCACCTGGCTATGTCGCAGCACGGTCACAACCTCCTCAAGTTCTTGAATGAGGACCGGACCCGACAGAGGTTCTGTGATGTGTCGGTGTCTGTGGGTGGGAAGGTCTACAGTGCTCACAAGGTGGTGTTGGCCCACGGGAGCAGCTACTTCCATGCTGAGCTGTCCAAGAACCCTACTACAACGCATGTGACTCTGGACCATGTAGAGGACTCTGTTTTCCAACACCTCCTTGGATTTTTGTACACCTCTGAGTGTGCTGTTGCAGAGATGGACCTCCCGGCTCTGACTGAAGCGGCCCGATTCTTGGACATGATGGATATACTAAAGCTACTGTATGAAGAAGGGGACAACAACCCAGTATGTGCGGTCCAGGCACAGGATGAGACAAGAGGGTCtcctgaagtggaaatgacCTCCAGTGACTCACCAGCAGGGGACACAGACATCCAGAGCCCATCCGATGTTCACTGCACCATGTCCAGCCAACAGTTTGGCACTGAAAACTCCCTGCAGATCCACTTGGCTGAGAGTCACATGGATGTACAGCAAGAAACCTCAGCTGAGAAGGAGAAGACGGTTGGTCAGACGACTGCTACCACGCGGAGATCAGCTCGCAGGAGGAGGGCACCCACCAAGTATCAGAGAGACAATGAGGAGTACGCTATCAACACTCCTGAGGAGAAACAAAGGACTGTATCACCAAAAGAGCACGATGAAGAAGCAGGAAAGGTGTTCGTGGAAAACCGAGCCCCCAGACTGGATGTGAATGAGACATGTAAACCAGCACAGGGGGGAGATGtaggggatgaggaggaggaggaggaggaagagggtgatGTGAGCACGGATGTGGCTCCACAGAGGAAAGCTGTTGAGGTTTGCGCAGCAGACAAGAGTGGAGGTCTTCAGGGTTCAGAGGTAGAAGGGGTGGAGCACCAGGCTGTTCAAGAGACGGAGGTGCATGtgtcagcagcaggaagctccaCCCAGAGTCCAGTGTACCCTGAGGGTCTGGCTCCAGTCATCATACAGACCTCCAGCAAGAAGACTCTCAAGTGCCCCAAATGTGACAAGACCTTTGACCGTGCAG GGAAGTATGAGAGTCATACCAGAGtgcacacaggagagaaaccatTCCAGTGTGACATCTGCCTTCAACGCTACTCCACAAAATCTAACTTGACTGTACACAAGAAGAAGCACGCCAGCGACGCTCCCTTCCAGAAGAAGGAGCACAAATGCCCCTTCTGTAGCAAACTCCATGCCAGCAAGAAAACCCTGGCCAAGCATGTGAGGAG ATTTCATCCAGACCACATTCAAGAGTTTCTTaccaagaggaagagaaagagtgaaGGCTGGAAATGTGCT ATTTGTCTGAAGACCTTCACCCGCAGACCTCATCTGCAGGAGCACATGATCTTGCACACCCAAGACCGGCCTTTTAAATGCTCCTTCTGTGACGAATACTTCAAGTCCAGGTTTGCCAGGCTGAAGCACCAAGAAAAGTACCACTTAG gtcctTTTCCCTGTGAAATTTGTGGCCGACAGTTTAATGACACAGGCAACAGAAAGAGGCACATTGAGTGTACGCATGGAGGCAAAAGAAAGTGGACGTGCTTTGTTTGTGGGAAATCCGTAAGGGAAAG GACAACCTTGAGAGAGCACCTGAGGATCCACAGTGGGGAGAAGCCTCACCTCTGTAGTATCTGTGGCCAAAGTTTCCGTCACGGCAGCTCCTACAG GCTGCACCTCAGAGTCCACCATGACGACAAGCGCTATGAGTGTGACGAATGTGGGAAAACCTTCATACGCCACGATCACCTCaccaaacatcagaaaatacacTCTG GTGAGAAAGCACACCAGTGTGAAGAATGCGGCAAGTGCTTCCGGCGCCATGATCATCTGACGGTCCACTACAAAAGCATCCATTTGGGAGAGAAAGTCTGGCAGAA GTATAAAACTgctgtgcatcagtgtgaagtTTGCAAGAAAGAATTTAAAGGGAAATCCAGTCTGGAAATGCACTTCAGGACCCACTCAG GTGAGAAACCCCACAGATGTCCTGAATGCAACCAGACATTTCGGATCAAGAAGACCTTGACAAAACACATGGTGATTCACTCAGATGCTCGTCCTTTTAACTGCCCCCACTGCAGCGCCacctttaaaagaaaagacaagctCAAGTACCACGTTGACCACGTGCACAGCACCCGGTTTACTGAGCAGCCCCTCAGCACCCTCGGTGAGGATAAAATAGTCTCCATTCCTTTTGAGGAACCTTCTAAAGTGTACCGTGCTGAACCTAAGTCAGCCCTCCAGAGCACCCCTCCTCCTACACATGTCTGCGTGCCCGTCACTTTAGTTCCTGTCCAGATGGCGGGAGGAGCACAGGGCGACTTGAACGTTCACAGGGGCTCATCTCTGACCTCCCAGCCTCACAGCGTTGTGAGCATGCAGGCTCAAGGACAGCAGCAGAACTCTGGCTATCAGGCCGCTACAGACCTAGCATTCTTAGAGAAGTACACCCTCAACCCTCAGCCCGCCAACATTGTTCACCCTGTGAGGCCCGATCAGATGCTGGATCCCAGAGAGCAGTCCTACCTGGGCACGCTGCTGGGACTGGATTCAGCTTCCTCTGTGCAGAACATCTCTAACTCTGATCACTCACACTGA
- the LOC143328741 gene encoding protein crumbs homolog 1-like produces the protein MLTFSVHVWMLWLLYAGAVSDEDINGCEQQPCQNGGVCESHNEGFSCLCSQQSQNGRLYGGETCTTVLSGCDDNQCENGGICSPLLINDQHTYTCICLAGFTGPKCQTPTVFSFESRGYMYIETQLLDPEAPLNVTFSFRSARPVGTLLQRRVDDLLLSVELMDGHLCLRSLRGQGSSTLVQELPEYLSNNRWHTVEASLGGVVSLIRLLCTEGSCTRDSSAEVQLLEQASALPKPGTVRQSLFIGAVGGSWGLGRAADDADHPPAFLGCFRDVFVDSHLVLPVTVPEDSDAQANITAGCSDKDKCDESPCQNRGRCVSQGWRSYMCECHRPHEGSNCAEEYITARFGNKDLESYAVFSLDDDPGEVVTISMFIRTRQSSGLLLILANSTSQYLRLWLEKGRVKVQVNNFETLLGQGVVSDGHFHLVTVKLEAMETILFHSAQRQGSMPIRPIQAHPGDLVFVGGLPDSRASASFGGYFKGCVQDLRINSKRLQFYPIATPVESYNLEQLINVAQGCSSDNACAVNPCLNGGVCYSMWDDFICNCPPNTAGQRCEEVKWCELSPCPASAVCQPCSQGFECLSTVTFRGESSILHYRSNGKIKRNLSSVSLSFRTRQSAATILQAQKDSDYLIISLMDSHLVMELQAGTDKDSQKVTVQSQGPVSDGEWHTVELSMEDQTLPTSRWIMAVDGGKDEQSMSKTAGGDLSFLREGADIFLGGLGLDAGVKLSGCLGLVEIGGLPLPFHHDTELKLPRPQEEKFTRINHNAGPRYGCWGASVCAPNPCMNEGVCEDLFDSHHCTCPSEWTGPLCQESTNTCISSPCIYGNCTNLPGGFRCVCELGYSGEQCEVEVDMCENSNCSNGATCLKGFESYTCLCPQNLTGQYCDEKIPEIPWYIETSPLPQLPVSACIGTRWNYSCFNGGNCSEANNTCYCLPGFTGQWCEKDVDECASYPCMNGGFCVNYVNSFECVCDMNYSGIYCQIDVSDFYLYLFLGLWQNLFQLVSYLVIRLDDEPEIEWGFHVND, from the exons ATGTTGACattcagtgtgcatgtgtggatgttATGGTTGCTTTATGCAG GTGCTGTCTCCGATGAGGACATCAACGGATGTGAACAGCAGCCATGCCAAAATGGTGGTGTATGTGAGAGCCACAATGAAGGTTTCAGTTGCCTTTGCTCCCAACAAAGCCAAAATGGGCGTCTGTACGGGGGAGAGACCTGCACAACTGTACTTTCAGGCTGTGATGACAACCAGTGTGAGAATGGAGGAATATGCTCTCCCTTACTTATCAATGATCAGCACACTTACACATGCATCTGCCTTGCTGGCTTCACAGGCCCTAAATGCCAGACTCCCACCGTCTTCTCATTTGAGTCCCGAGGTTACATGTACATAGAGACTCAGCTTCTAGACCCGGAGGCTCCTCTTAATGTGACATTCAGCTTCAGGTCAGCAAGACCCGTCGGCACCCTCTTGCAGCGCAGAGTGGACGACCTGCTCCTCAGCGTTGAGCTGATGGATGGGCATCTCTGCCTCCGCAGCCTGAGGGGTCAAGGCTCCAGCACACTGGTTCAGGAGCTGCCAGAGTACTTGTCCAACAATAGGTGGCACACAGTGGAAGCGTCGCTGGGCGGCGTGGTCAGCCTCATCAGGCTGCTCTGCACTGAGGGAAGCTGCACCAGAGACTCCAGCGCTGAAGTCCAGCTGCTTGAGCAGGCCTCCGCTCTCCCCAAGCCAGGAACAGTTCGTCAAAGTCTCTTCATAGGAGCGGTCGGGGGCAGCTGGGGTTTGGGCAGAGCTGCGGATGATGCAGACCACCCGCCAGCTTTTCTGGGCTGCTTCAGAGATGTGTTTGTGGACTCACATCTGGTGTTGCCTGTTACAGTGCCAGAAGATTCAGACGCCCAGGCAAACATCACAGCGGGATGCAGTGACAAAGACAAGTGCGATGAAAGCCCGTGCCAGAACCGAGGGCGCTGTGTGAGCCAGGGCTGGAGGAGCTACATGTGTGAGTGCCACAGGCCACACGAGGGAAGCAACTGTGCAGAGG AGTATATCACTGCAAGATTTGGAAACAAAGACCTAGAGAGTTACGCTGTCTTCTCATTAGACGATGACCCAGGTGAAGTTGTGACTATATCCATGTTCATTCGCACCAGACAGTCCAGCGGCCTGCTCCTCATCCTGGCCAACAGCACCAGCCAGTACCTCCGCCTGTGGCTGGAAAAGGGCAGGGTCAAAGTTCAGGTCAACAACTTTGAGACCCTTCTTGGTCAGGGTGTAGTCAGTGACGGCCATTTCcatctggtgactgtgaagctGGAAGCGATGGAAACCATCTTGTTCCACTCAGCCCAGAGACAGGGCTCTATGCCCATTAGGCCCATCCAGGCCCATCCTGGGGACCTGGTTTTCGTCGGGGGGCTACCGGACTCAAGGGCCTCTGCTTCATTTGGTGGCTACTTTAAGGGATGTGTCCAGGATCTGAGGATTAACAGCAAACGGCTGCAGTTTTATCCCATTGCAACTCCAGTGGAATCTTACAACCTGGAGCAACTCATCAATGTCGCACAAGGATGCAGCAGTGACAATGCCTGTGCT GTCAACCCCTGTCTCAACGGGGGAGTGTGTTACTCCATGTGGGACGATTTCATCTGTAACTGCCCCCCGAACACTGCAGGGCAGCGCTGTGAGGAGGTGAAATGGTGTGAGCTGTCTCCCTGTCCCGCGTCTGCAGTTTGTCAACCCTGCTCTCAGGGCTTTGAGT GTTTGTCTACCGTGACATTTCGTGGCGAAAGCAGCATTTTGCACTACCGCAGCAATGGGAAGATTAAACGCAACCTCAGCAGTGTCTCCCTCAGCTTCCGCACAAGACAGTCTGCTGCCACCATACTTCAGGCACAAAAGGACTCAGACTACCTCATCATCTCCCTCATGGATTCTCATTTGGTCATGGAGCTCCAGGCTGGCACTGACAAGGATTCCCAAAAGGTGACAGTTCAAAGCCAGGGTCCAGTCAGTGATGGAGAGTGGCACACTGTGGAGCTCAGCATGGAGGACCAGACGCTGCCGACCTCCAGgtggatcatggctgtggaTGGAGGCAAGGATGAGCAAAGCATGTCCAAAACAGCTGGGGGGGACCTGAGTTTTCTTAGGGAAGGAGCAGACATCTTCCTGGGGGGACTGGGCCTGGACGCTGGAGTGAAGCTGTCTGGCTGTCTGGGGCTGGTGGAGATTGGAGGCCTTCCTCTCCCTTTCCACCACGACACAGAGTTGAAGCTCCCCAGACCTCAGGAGGAGAAATTTACAAGGATAAACCACAACGCTGGCCCTCGATACGGCTGCTGGGgggccagtgtgtgtgcacccaaCCCTTGTATGAacgagggtgtgtgtgaggaccTGTTTGACTCGCACCACTGCACATGTCCCTCCGAGTGGACAGGGCCACTGTGTCAAGAGTCCACAAACACCTGCATCTCCAGCCCCTGCATCTACGGAAACTGCACCAACCTGCCGGGGggattcaggtgtgtgtgtgagctggggTACAGTGGCGAACAGTGTGAGGTTGAAGTCGAtatgtgtgaaaacagcaaTTGCAGCAACGGCGCCACGTGCCTCAAAGGTTTCGAGAGCTACACGTGCCTCTGCCCTCAGAATCTGACAGGCCAATACTGCGA TGAGAAGATTCCTGAAATCCCATGGTACATTGAAACCAGTCC ACTTCCTCAGCTGCCTGTATCAGCATGCATTGGCACAAGATGGAACTACAGCTGCTTTAATGGAGGGAACTGCTCTGAAGCAAACAACACCTGTTACTGTCTGCCTGGTTTCACAGGACAGTG